The following coding sequences lie in one Oryza brachyantha chromosome 10, ObraRS2, whole genome shotgun sequence genomic window:
- the LOC102720183 gene encoding uncharacterized protein LOC102720183: MSSLVRSLASLYCQGLRRTVRLGAGAPPPPALDQRRPFLSKVERTEAGGATRSPPRRQKDGERTPLLTWARLAIASAVAAMAPFLQSKWAALLRIQSEMEMVKDAAEMAAEVAEEVAVAAERASAEVAEQLPENGRLRRAAVLVEQASKEVAEEAHLAQDIIHKVEEIEEDVKAMIEPIIDAHKHKPTIKKH; the protein is encoded by the exons ATGTCGTCGCTTGTCAGGTCCCTGGCGTCGCTCTACTGCCAGGGGCTCCGGCGAACCGTCCGTCTCGGCGCgggagcaccgccgccgccggcgttggATCAACGGAGGCCCTTCCTGTCCAAGGTGGAGCGCAC ggaggccggcggcgcgacacggtcgccgccgcggcgccagAAGGATGGAGAACGAACGCCTCTCCTCACCTG GGCAAGATTGGccatcgcctccgccgtcgccgccatggcgccgTTCCTGCAGTCCAAGTGGGCGGCGCTCCTGCGAATCCAAA gtgAGATGGAGATGGTGAAAGACGCCGCGGAGATGGCGGCagaggtggcggaggaggtggccgTGGCGGCCGAGAGGGCgtcggcggaggtggcggagcAGCTGCCGGAGAAcgggcggctgcggcgggcggcggtgctggTGGAGCAGGCGTCCAAGGAGGTCGCGGAGGAGGCTCATCTCGCCCAGGACATCATCCACAAG GTTGAGGAAATCGAGGAGGACGTGAAGGCGATGATCGAGCCGATTATAGATGCTCACAAGCATAAACCCACCATTAAGAAACACTAA